A section of the Pseudomonas fluorescens genome encodes:
- a CDS encoding nitroreductase family protein has translation MSTTAPRTEFSASAKVFRSLVESRRAVRRFTAEAVPKAVIQECLELAMLAPSSCNLQPWSFHVVRNPDLLQQLQPVCLGQSAAKAPLIIAVFAHSNTWEQACADVLRLWPEPAVPKAIEHFYKNSAPFQYNQGWLGWRGLLKRQMVRLMGFRRPVMRTPNSLEQMRLWAVKSTALAAQNLMLAFQSHGYSTCPMEGFDEKRLKQVLPVPKGAIPVMLLAVGMPGERAVYNPRLRFPLNQRVAWH, from the coding sequence ATGAGCACCACCGCGCCACGCACAGAGTTTTCTGCATCCGCCAAGGTATTCCGCTCACTGGTCGAAAGTCGGCGCGCAGTGCGACGTTTCACGGCCGAAGCGGTGCCCAAGGCGGTTATCCAGGAGTGCCTGGAGCTGGCAATGCTGGCACCTAGCTCATGCAATCTGCAGCCTTGGTCTTTTCATGTCGTACGCAATCCCGATCTCCTGCAACAACTGCAGCCTGTGTGTTTGGGCCAGAGCGCTGCGAAAGCACCGCTGATCATTGCCGTGTTCGCACATTCGAACACCTGGGAACAGGCATGTGCCGATGTACTCAGGCTTTGGCCAGAACCCGCTGTGCCCAAGGCGATTGAGCATTTCTACAAGAACAGCGCCCCATTCCAGTACAACCAGGGCTGGTTGGGTTGGCGCGGTTTGCTCAAACGACAGATGGTCAGGCTGATGGGCTTCAGGCGCCCCGTCATGCGCACGCCCAATAGCCTGGAACAGATGCGACTCTGGGCCGTGAAGTCGACAGCGCTGGCGGCGCAGAACCTGATGCTGGCGTTCCAGAGCCACGGCTACAGCACCTGCCCCATGGAGGGCTTCGATGAGAAGCGTCTGAAGCAGGTGCTGCCCGTTCCGAAAGGCGCAATCCCAGTCATGCTGCTGGCGGTCGGGATGCCGGGAGAACGCGCGGTCTACAACCCACGGTTGCGCTTCCCGCTCAATCAGCGCGTGGCGTGGCATTGA
- a CDS encoding TetR/AcrR family transcriptional regulator: MRPLKIPRDELLQRCANTFKRLGYHGTTMDALSSACGLTKASFYHHYPNKESLLRDVLGWTHERLKQSLFSIAFDENLAPQERLTSMGRKAKKLFQDDSIGCLMGVVAVDATYGKVELMEPIRLFLDDWTAAFAKLYSAGYSQEEAQRLARQLVADFEGAILLARIYGDPSYIDAVTERGLHQLESAGVGV; encoded by the coding sequence GTGCGCCCACTGAAAATCCCACGCGATGAGCTTCTGCAGCGCTGCGCCAATACCTTCAAGCGCCTCGGCTACCACGGCACCACCATGGATGCGTTGTCGTCCGCCTGCGGGTTGACCAAGGCGTCCTTCTACCATCACTACCCCAACAAGGAATCGCTACTGCGGGACGTGCTGGGCTGGACGCATGAGCGGTTGAAACAGTCGCTGTTCTCCATCGCCTTCGATGAAAACCTGGCTCCGCAAGAGCGACTCACAAGCATGGGGCGCAAAGCCAAGAAGCTCTTCCAGGACGACTCGATCGGTTGTCTGATGGGCGTCGTCGCGGTCGATGCCACCTATGGCAAGGTGGAGCTGATGGAGCCGATCCGGCTCTTCCTGGATGACTGGACTGCCGCGTTCGCCAAGCTCTATAGCGCCGGGTACAGCCAGGAGGAGGCGCAACGGCTGGCGAGGCAGTTGGTGGCCGACTTCGAGGGGGCCATCTTGCTGGCTCGTATCTATGGCGATCCGAGCTACATAGATGCTGTGACCGAGCGAGGCCTGCATCAGCTGGAATCAGCGGGCGTAGGCGTCTAG
- a CDS encoding crotonase/enoyl-CoA hydratase family protein, whose protein sequence is MSEANSGPGRVTREQRGHLFLIGLERAGKRNAFDSAMLNDLALAMGEFERNDEMRCAVVFAHGDHFTAGLDLMELTPKLASGGFKYPDEGIDPWGVSKPRRTKPVVLAVQGTCWTAGIELVLNADIAIAASNTRFAHLEVLRGIPPSGGSTVRFTQAAGWTNAMRYMLTGEEFGADEALAMRLLTEVVEPGQELARAIEYAERIAKAAPLAIKATLQSAFQARDEGDDAALSKLNELLFTLIKSEDVREGVMAMMQKREPVFKGR, encoded by the coding sequence ATGAGCGAAGCAAACAGCGGTCCGGGTCGCGTTACCCGAGAGCAGCGTGGTCATCTGTTCCTTATCGGTCTTGAACGGGCCGGCAAACGCAACGCTTTCGACAGCGCCATGCTCAATGACTTGGCCCTGGCCATGGGGGAATTCGAGCGCAACGATGAAATGCGCTGCGCCGTCGTGTTCGCCCACGGCGACCATTTCACGGCAGGCCTCGATCTGATGGAGCTGACGCCGAAGCTGGCTTCGGGCGGCTTCAAGTACCCGGACGAGGGTATCGACCCGTGGGGCGTCTCGAAGCCGCGCCGCACCAAACCAGTGGTCCTCGCCGTGCAAGGCACCTGCTGGACTGCGGGCATCGAGCTGGTGCTCAACGCCGACATCGCGATTGCCGCCAGCAACACCCGCTTCGCCCACCTGGAGGTGCTGCGCGGCATTCCGCCGTCTGGCGGCTCCACCGTGCGCTTTACTCAGGCCGCAGGTTGGACTAACGCCATGCGCTACATGCTGACCGGCGAAGAGTTTGGGGCTGACGAGGCGCTGGCTATGCGTTTGTTGACCGAGGTCGTTGAGCCAGGCCAGGAACTGGCGCGCGCCATCGAGTACGCCGAGCGCATCGCCAAAGCCGCACCGCTGGCCATCAAGGCCACCCTGCAGTCTGCCTTCCAGGCGCGCGACGAGGGTGACGATGCCGCGCTCTCCAAGCTCAACGAACTGCTGTTCACGCTGATCAAGAGCGAAGACGTGCGTGAAGGCGTCATGGCGATGATGCAGAAGCGCGAACCGGTGTTCAAAGGTCGTTAA
- a CDS encoding CaiB/BaiF CoA transferase family protein: MGALTGLRVLDLSRVLAGPWCGQVLADLGAEVVKIERPHSGDDTRGWGPPWMKTDTGESSGQASYYQSTNRGKLSVAIDLASAEGQALVQALAASSDVLIENYKAGSLARYGLDYEALAEINPRLVYCSITGFGQTGPRAEEPGYDFIIQGIGGLMSITGERDDLPGGGPQKVGVAFSDLMTGLYSTVAIQAALLSRERTGVGQHIDMALLDVQVATLANQSMNYLASGKVPQRFGNAHANIVPYQVFRAADRDFIIACGNDSQFIALCQSIGLPHLPDDPRFRRNADRVAHRGEIVERLSAHFLHRTADEWVSCIHAAKVPVGAINNIAQSLQEPQVVARGLMVKIPHPQNPDFAMVGSPIKMSGTPVEYVRPAPMLGQHTDEVLAGRLGLSTEQLGQLKGSGVIEQLP; this comes from the coding sequence ATGGGTGCATTAACAGGTTTGCGCGTACTGGATTTGAGCCGGGTATTGGCTGGGCCATGGTGTGGTCAGGTGTTGGCGGACCTGGGCGCGGAGGTGGTCAAGATCGAGCGCCCGCACAGCGGCGATGACACACGCGGCTGGGGGCCGCCGTGGATGAAGACCGACACCGGCGAATCCTCCGGCCAGGCTTCGTACTACCAGTCCACCAACCGCGGCAAGCTATCGGTTGCCATCGACCTGGCCAGCGCTGAAGGCCAGGCATTGGTGCAGGCGCTGGCGGCCAGTTCCGATGTACTGATCGAGAACTACAAGGCTGGCTCCCTGGCGCGCTATGGCCTGGACTACGAGGCCCTGGCCGAGATCAATCCGCGCCTGGTGTATTGCTCCATTACCGGCTTTGGCCAGACCGGCCCGCGCGCCGAAGAGCCCGGCTACGACTTCATCATCCAGGGCATTGGCGGCCTGATGAGCATCACCGGCGAGCGCGATGACTTACCGGGCGGCGGCCCGCAAAAAGTCGGCGTGGCGTTTTCAGACCTGATGACGGGGCTGTATTCCACGGTGGCGATCCAGGCCGCGTTGCTCAGTCGCGAGCGCACCGGTGTCGGCCAGCATATCGATATGGCCCTGCTGGACGTGCAGGTCGCGACACTGGCCAACCAAAGCATGAACTACCTGGCCTCTGGCAAGGTGCCCCAACGCTTTGGCAATGCTCACGCCAATATCGTGCCGTACCAGGTGTTCCGTGCGGCAGACCGCGATTTCATCATCGCCTGTGGCAACGACAGCCAGTTCATCGCTTTGTGCCAGAGCATCGGCCTGCCGCATCTGCCGGACGACCCACGCTTTCGACGCAATGCCGATCGTGTTGCCCATCGGGGCGAAATCGTCGAGCGGCTGTCGGCACACTTCCTCCACCGCACGGCTGATGAGTGGGTCAGTTGCATCCATGCCGCGAAAGTGCCGGTGGGCGCGATCAACAACATCGCGCAGTCCCTGCAAGAGCCTCAGGTGGTTGCCCGCGGGCTGATGGTCAAGATTCCCCACCCGCAAAACCCCGACTTCGCCATGGTTGGCAGCCCGATCAAGATGTCTGGCACCCCGGTGGAGTACGTGCGGCCGGCGCCGATGTTGGGGCAGCATACGGATGAGGTATTGGCTGGGCGCCTGGGCTTGTCCACTGAGCAATTGGGGCAACTGAAGGGGAGCGGGGTGATTGAGCAATTGCCGTAA
- a CDS encoding alpha/beta fold hydrolase, giving the protein MTLPNSAATFSVIDQLTLVADDGYRLAATRYSAQGNLKGNLIMAGATGVQQRFYRRFAEHASKQGFNVLTVDYRGIGESRPTSLKGFEMSYLDWGFRDLAAAVEHMDDGRTPLFWVGHSFGGHALGLLPNHHKITSAYCFGTGAGWAGWMPRLEAFKVRLLWSCVLPLIVAYKGYMAWSMLGMGDDLPLGVYKDWRRWCAHPHYFFDDPSMAPVASLYAEVRMPCVFANAVDDPWAPPASRDAFLKGYRNAPLLTRDLHPETKKHPIGHMGYFRASATDAWDEVLNWFAAQSNSTTTQSRAGTGCR; this is encoded by the coding sequence ATGACTCTGCCTAATTCAGCCGCCACCTTCTCGGTGATTGATCAACTGACGCTAGTGGCCGACGACGGCTACCGCCTCGCCGCCACCCGCTATTCAGCACAGGGCAATCTGAAGGGCAACCTGATCATGGCCGGTGCGACCGGTGTGCAACAGCGTTTCTACCGCCGCTTCGCCGAGCATGCCAGTAAACAAGGCTTCAACGTCCTGACTGTCGATTACCGAGGTATCGGAGAGTCCAGGCCCACATCCCTGAAAGGTTTCGAGATGTCCTACCTGGACTGGGGCTTTCGCGATCTGGCAGCAGCCGTTGAGCACATGGACGATGGCAGGACTCCGCTGTTCTGGGTCGGCCACTCCTTTGGTGGGCATGCTCTGGGCTTGCTGCCCAATCATCACAAGATCACTTCTGCCTATTGCTTCGGTACTGGCGCCGGATGGGCCGGGTGGATGCCCAGGCTTGAAGCCTTCAAGGTTCGCCTGCTGTGGTCTTGTGTTCTGCCGCTGATCGTCGCGTACAAGGGCTACATGGCCTGGAGCATGCTGGGGATGGGCGATGACCTGCCGCTGGGTGTCTACAAAGACTGGCGGCGCTGGTGTGCCCACCCCCATTACTTCTTCGACGATCCCTCAATGGCTCCGGTCGCCAGCCTTTATGCAGAAGTCCGCATGCCCTGCGTCTTCGCCAATGCGGTGGATGACCCATGGGCGCCTCCTGCCTCGCGAGACGCCTTCCTCAAGGGTTATCGCAATGCTCCGTTGCTGACGCGTGATCTCCATCCCGAGACGAAAAAGCACCCCATCGGTCACATGGGGTATTTCCGGGCTTCAGCTACGGATGCCTGGGACGAGGTGCTCAACTGGTTTGCGGCGCAGAGCAACAGTACAACGACGCAAAGTCGCGCTGGCACGGGATGCCGCTGA
- a CDS encoding IclR family transcriptional regulator yields the protein MRRTPETPTGSNALEHLLVDPMSTEEEEDKDRQFVTALARGLELLRCFTPSESVLGNQELARKTGLPKPTVTRMTHTLTRLGYLKHLPQSGRYQLEVGVMAFGYAMLSNLSVRAVAHPLMEIMARYAQAAVAMASRDRLDMVYLDVIQGEANMTMRRQVGTRLPLHLSSAGRACLAAMPENEREFMLEHVRQRHLDDWPNIRKGLERAFRDYTDFGYCMSIGEWHRDVNAIAVPMLHTRHGLLTFNCGGPSFHLSRGKLEDDIGPRLKHMVNNIEAAAR from the coding sequence ATGCGCCGCACACCAGAGACGCCAACAGGCAGCAACGCTCTCGAACACCTGCTGGTGGATCCGATGAGCACCGAGGAGGAGGAAGACAAAGACCGCCAGTTCGTCACTGCGCTGGCCCGAGGCCTGGAACTGTTGCGCTGCTTTACCCCCAGCGAAAGCGTGTTGGGCAATCAGGAGCTGGCGCGCAAGACCGGCTTGCCGAAACCGACGGTGACCCGCATGACCCACACCCTGACCCGCCTGGGCTACCTCAAGCACCTGCCGCAGTCGGGCCGGTACCAGCTGGAGGTGGGGGTGATGGCGTTTGGTTACGCGATGCTTTCCAACCTGTCGGTGCGGGCCGTGGCCCACCCGCTGATGGAGATCATGGCCAGGTACGCCCAGGCCGCCGTCGCGATGGCCAGCCGGGATCGCCTGGACATGGTGTACCTGGACGTGATCCAGGGCGAAGCGAACATGACCATGCGTCGCCAGGTCGGTACGCGCCTGCCACTGCACTTGAGTTCGGCGGGCCGCGCGTGCCTGGCGGCGATGCCGGAGAACGAGCGTGAGTTCATGCTCGAGCATGTCCGCCAGCGCCATCTGGACGATTGGCCGAACATTCGCAAAGGGCTGGAGCGCGCGTTCAGGGATTACACCGACTTCGGCTATTGCATGTCGATCGGTGAGTGGCACCGCGATGTCAATGCCATCGCCGTGCCCATGCTGCACACACGACATGGGCTGTTGACGTTCAACTGTGGCGGGCCGAGTTTTCACCTTTCCCGGGGAAAACTCGAAGACGACATCGGGCCGCGTCTCAAGCACATGGTCAACAACATCGAGGCCGCCGCCCGCTAG
- a CDS encoding acyl-CoA dehydrogenase family protein, with amino-acid sequence MLQYQAPLEEFNFLAHKVLRLSELLPLLPQHHHIDVDLFKATLEVGAELTQEQLLPLNGSGDAEGCRLEQGGVKTPQGFKSAYRLFQENGWPALTVPLSIGGQGFPGTAGVFFDEMLASTNLSFSIFANVREGVLRCVDRFGDERVRSLFSDKLASGEWLGTMCLTEPQAGSDLGLIRTTAVTQSDGSYLLSGTKIFISNGDHDLTENIVHLVLARTEGAPAGTGGLSLFVVPKYQLEVPASANGVSVIALEHKHGIRANATCALAFENARGYRVGELNRGLACMFLLMNSARLAVGVQTVGLAEVAYQNALRYTQERLQGRALNGATHPDQPADPLLSHIGIKSSLVQQRLFIEPARLLCAWVGTLLDEARCHPDDARRKEASQLAELLTPIVKGYLSQHAGTHISSALQLFGGHGYIVETGMEQLLRDAAICPIYEGTNYIQSLDLLGRKTLSDQGQRLGIFLSHIPALAERLRQRPGLEGVATTLASWGTEFEPLVQQLSVDTVFNRDVVGLVAPDFLELLGTVVFGYLWAWIADAVAPSTSDEEFLRSKPALARLYFSEAEVRVPSLIEKLKRNASRLGLLEQIQLC; translated from the coding sequence ATGCTGCAGTACCAAGCACCACTGGAGGAGTTCAACTTCCTCGCTCACAAGGTTCTTCGACTTTCAGAGCTGTTGCCTCTGCTGCCACAGCACCACCATATCGACGTCGACCTGTTCAAGGCCACTCTGGAGGTCGGTGCCGAGCTCACCCAAGAGCAACTGCTGCCCTTGAACGGCAGCGGCGATGCCGAGGGTTGCAGGCTTGAACAGGGTGGGGTCAAAACCCCACAGGGCTTCAAGTCAGCTTACCGCCTGTTTCAGGAGAACGGCTGGCCCGCCCTGACGGTCCCACTGTCCATTGGGGGGCAAGGTTTCCCAGGAACGGCAGGTGTCTTCTTTGACGAGATGCTCGCCTCCACCAACCTGTCTTTCAGCATTTTCGCCAACGTGCGCGAAGGTGTTCTCCGTTGTGTCGACCGATTCGGCGATGAGCGGGTTCGATCCCTGTTTTCCGACAAGCTTGCCAGTGGCGAATGGCTTGGCACCATGTGCCTTACCGAGCCTCAGGCTGGCAGCGATCTTGGTCTGATTCGCACGACTGCAGTCACGCAGTCGGATGGCTCCTACCTCCTGAGTGGAACCAAGATATTCATCTCGAACGGCGATCACGACCTGACCGAGAACATCGTTCACCTGGTGCTCGCCAGAACGGAAGGGGCCCCGGCAGGTACTGGCGGCCTCAGCCTATTCGTCGTGCCGAAATACCAATTGGAGGTTCCTGCCTCAGCCAACGGGGTGTCGGTCATCGCGCTTGAGCACAAGCATGGCATTCGTGCCAACGCCACATGCGCCCTGGCATTCGAGAATGCCAGGGGCTACCGCGTCGGCGAATTGAACCGTGGCCTTGCCTGCATGTTCCTGCTGATGAACAGCGCACGGCTCGCCGTCGGTGTCCAAACCGTAGGTCTGGCCGAGGTCGCTTACCAAAACGCGCTGCGCTATACCCAGGAGCGCTTGCAAGGCCGCGCGCTGAATGGTGCCACGCACCCCGATCAACCCGCTGACCCTCTGTTAAGTCATATTGGCATCAAGTCGAGCCTTGTTCAGCAGCGGCTGTTTATTGAGCCAGCACGCTTGCTCTGCGCCTGGGTCGGCACCCTGCTTGATGAAGCGCGTTGCCACCCGGATGACGCGCGACGCAAGGAGGCCTCACAGCTGGCAGAGTTGTTGACCCCCATCGTCAAGGGCTACCTGTCTCAGCACGCGGGTACACATATCTCGTCCGCTCTCCAGCTGTTCGGTGGGCACGGTTACATCGTCGAAACCGGCATGGAGCAGCTGCTGCGCGATGCGGCCATCTGTCCGATCTATGAAGGCACGAACTACATCCAGTCTCTGGACTTGCTAGGGCGCAAGACTCTGAGCGATCAGGGACAGCGCTTGGGGATCTTCCTCAGCCACATCCCCGCGCTAGCCGAGCGTCTGCGCCAGCGTCCAGGACTGGAAGGGGTCGCCACGACCTTGGCGTCATGGGGGACCGAGTTCGAACCATTGGTTCAGCAACTATCGGTCGATACGGTTTTCAACCGGGACGTTGTGGGTTTGGTTGCGCCGGACTTCCTTGAACTGCTGGGTACCGTTGTTTTTGGCTATTTGTGGGCATGGATCGCGGATGCCGTCGCGCCGTCAACGTCTGATGAAGAATTCCTCAGAAGCAAACCTGCTCTGGCCCGTCTGTATTTTTCCGAAGCCGAAGTACGTGTTCCTTCACTTATCGAAAAGCTGAAGCGCAATGCATCGCGTCTTGGGCTGCTCGAACAGATCCAACTCTGCTAG
- a CDS encoding AMP-binding protein: protein MNRSNKKDNEKLKLVSTPQSGSELADLGVCTIEELLQRSAMKTPKAPALSAMGANISYERLQNLSAAVATWLINQGLQPGARVAVALPNMLAHPVACLGIIRAGLIAVCVNPLYTPQELAQVFKDSEVKAVFLFEPMGQGVQQAMLKAGVSIAVQVAPGDQLGWRRSLVNWVAHRRLGSKFTRIEGAVDWRKVVATRATKLSQRAPITAEQTAFIIYSGGTTGQPKGVPISHRALLFNVGQQHSALRPHLLGRAEPDYVLLLAVPLYHILGLGNLLFTLAKGGKAVLVMNPRDTTAFVKEWSRHRISSFPGVNTLYNSLLENEEFHSQDFTDLALCLGAGMPVSESTAKFWHRITGCHITEAYGMTETGLISCNPAGRSRPGSVGLPVAGIEISLRSENDDEVTVGAGEICVRSPAIMAGYWRRPEENASAFTSDGFFRTGDIGLFDPDGYLRLVDRKKEMIISSGFKVFPSEIERVLNAHPGVMESAVVPAPDEKAGEIPIAYVVRRQPYLDEVHVIAHCEKYLVSYKRPRRIIFRDDLPKSNVGKILRKELVGAEQQECSE, encoded by the coding sequence ATGAATCGTTCAAATAAAAAAGATAATGAGAAACTGAAGTTAGTCAGTACCCCGCAGAGTGGCAGCGAGCTTGCTGACCTTGGGGTTTGCACCATAGAAGAGCTGCTGCAGCGTAGCGCTATGAAAACGCCTAAAGCCCCGGCCCTGTCGGCAATGGGTGCCAACATAAGCTACGAGCGATTACAGAATCTGAGTGCTGCGGTAGCGACCTGGTTGATCAACCAGGGGCTGCAACCGGGAGCTCGGGTTGCAGTCGCTTTGCCGAACATGCTCGCCCATCCGGTGGCGTGCCTGGGAATAATCCGGGCGGGTTTGATCGCCGTCTGTGTGAACCCTTTGTATACGCCGCAGGAGCTGGCGCAGGTTTTCAAGGACAGTGAAGTCAAAGCCGTATTTCTCTTCGAACCCATGGGCCAGGGTGTCCAGCAGGCCATGCTCAAGGCCGGTGTAAGTATTGCTGTGCAAGTCGCCCCAGGTGATCAACTAGGCTGGCGACGGTCATTGGTTAATTGGGTAGCTCATCGACGCTTGGGTAGTAAGTTCACCCGCATAGAAGGAGCCGTCGACTGGCGCAAGGTCGTAGCGACTCGTGCGACCAAACTAAGTCAACGCGCGCCCATTACAGCCGAGCAGACGGCCTTCATAATCTATAGCGGTGGCACTACAGGGCAGCCCAAAGGAGTGCCCATCAGTCATCGGGCTTTGCTGTTCAACGTTGGCCAACAGCATTCGGCTCTGCGTCCGCATCTTTTAGGCAGGGCCGAGCCGGATTACGTGTTGCTGCTCGCGGTGCCGCTCTACCACATTCTCGGCCTGGGCAATCTGCTCTTCACCCTGGCCAAAGGCGGTAAAGCGGTATTGGTGATGAATCCACGCGATACCACGGCGTTTGTCAAAGAGTGGTCCCGGCACCGCATAAGCAGTTTCCCCGGCGTCAACACCCTCTACAACTCGCTCCTGGAGAACGAAGAATTTCACTCGCAGGACTTCACGGACCTCGCTCTCTGCCTCGGTGCGGGCATGCCGGTCAGCGAGTCCACGGCCAAGTTCTGGCACCGGATCACTGGCTGCCATATCACCGAAGCCTACGGTATGACTGAAACCGGACTGATTTCCTGCAACCCGGCCGGACGCTCCCGCCCCGGCTCGGTAGGTTTGCCAGTAGCGGGAATTGAAATTTCCCTACGAAGCGAGAATGACGACGAGGTCACCGTCGGTGCCGGCGAGATATGTGTGCGCAGCCCCGCCATCATGGCCGGTTACTGGCGACGGCCCGAAGAAAACGCGTCTGCATTCACCAGCGATGGCTTCTTCCGCACGGGGGACATCGGTCTCTTCGACCCGGACGGCTATCTGCGCCTGGTCGACCGCAAAAAGGAAATGATCATTTCCTCGGGATTCAAAGTCTTCCCTTCGGAGATCGAGCGAGTTCTGAATGCTCACCCCGGGGTGATGGAGTCGGCGGTCGTGCCGGCTCCTGACGAGAAGGCCGGAGAAATACCCATCGCCTACGTCGTTCGTCGCCAACCCTATCTGGATGAGGTCCACGTGATCGCACACTGCGAAAAGTATCTAGTCAGCTACAAGCGTCCCCGCCGCATCATCTTCCGAGACGACTTGCCCAAGAGCAATGTGGGCAAGATTCTCCGAAAAGAACTGGTTGGCGCAGAACAGCAGGAGTGCTCTGAATGA
- a CDS encoding TetR/AcrR family transcriptional regulator: protein MSASTRDRMIVGAADLLRRKGMTATSMREVVRYSNTPRGSIAHHFPGGKRQLLEAAVDHAGREVSEPLVQLLGKHGPLKGLELFVALWRSTLEETAFQAGCAVLAVAVEQYTSDQRGESETELEAQIQLQLLDQANGIFVRWQEIISHSLQEAGVAEIRSRSLALFAIASIEGSVALCRAARSVEPLDLIWQELQRSFERELA from the coding sequence ATGAGCGCTTCCACTCGTGACCGAATGATCGTCGGCGCCGCGGATCTTCTGCGCCGCAAGGGCATGACCGCGACCAGCATGCGCGAGGTCGTTCGTTACTCGAACACGCCGCGCGGCTCCATTGCGCACCACTTTCCCGGCGGCAAGCGTCAGCTGCTTGAGGCCGCCGTCGACCACGCGGGTCGAGAGGTTAGCGAGCCGCTGGTGCAGCTGCTGGGCAAGCATGGTCCTTTGAAAGGTTTGGAGCTGTTCGTCGCCCTGTGGCGCAGCACCCTTGAAGAGACGGCCTTCCAGGCCGGCTGTGCGGTGTTGGCCGTGGCGGTCGAGCAGTACACGTCCGACCAGCGCGGCGAGTCGGAAACCGAACTGGAAGCGCAGATCCAGTTGCAGCTGCTGGATCAGGCCAACGGCATCTTTGTGCGATGGCAGGAAATCATCAGTCATTCGCTACAGGAAGCGGGCGTAGCGGAAATCCGCTCTCGCAGCTTGGCACTGTTCGCGATTGCTTCCATCGAGGGTTCTGTCGCGCTGTGCAGAGCCGCTCGCAGTGTGGAGCCGCTCGACCTGATCTGGCAGGAATTGCAACGGAGTTTTGAGCGGGAACTGGCCTAG
- a CDS encoding cupin domain-containing protein — MTVRPTLPNPIDSVALASLNTPDGWLAYPLGDDVIEGNPDTRMKLLRTVGVKTPYKAVAFFTSQPSKFDWRFDNDEAFVLIEGRIAITMDTGERFEMSAGDAVSIPAGHTGVCEVFEFSRKFTVVTSGSVD; from the coding sequence ATGACCGTTCGCCCCACACTTCCCAATCCAATCGATTCCGTAGCCCTGGCATCGCTGAACACTCCCGATGGCTGGCTTGCCTACCCACTGGGCGATGATGTGATCGAAGGCAATCCCGACACCCGGATGAAGCTTCTGCGTACGGTCGGCGTGAAAACCCCGTACAAAGCCGTGGCGTTCTTCACTTCACAACCGTCGAAGTTTGACTGGCGCTTCGATAATGATGAAGCCTTCGTGCTGATCGAAGGTCGCATCGCCATCACCATGGACACCGGCGAGCGATTCGAGATGAGCGCGGGCGATGCCGTCTCGATTCCGGCTGGGCACACGGGGGTCTGCGAGGTCTTTGAGTTCAGCCGGAAATTCACCGTGGTAACCAGCGGATCCGTTGATTGA